The Halalkalibacter krulwichiae genome has a segment encoding these proteins:
- the yycF gene encoding response regulator YycF, which produces MDKRILVVDDERPIADILKFNLEKEGYDVICAYDGLEAIELVTKEEPDLILLDIMLPHKDGMEVCREVRKQFDIPIIMLTAKDSEIDKVLGLELGADDYVTKPFSTRELLARVKANLRRHKATAAEEANTQKEIVVGDLTIYPDAYQVKRRGEAIELTHREFELIHYLAKHLDQVMTREHLLQAVWGYDYFGDVRTVDVTVRRLREKVEDNPSYPVWIITRRGVGYYLSSPEQQEQS; this is translated from the coding sequence ATGGATAAGCGTATTTTAGTTGTAGATGATGAAAGACCAATTGCAGATATATTAAAATTTAACCTTGAAAAAGAAGGTTATGATGTTATTTGTGCTTATGATGGTTTAGAAGCAATAGAGCTTGTAACAAAGGAAGAACCAGATCTTATTTTATTAGATATAATGTTGCCTCATAAAGATGGAATGGAAGTTTGTCGAGAAGTTCGTAAACAATTTGATATTCCCATTATTATGCTAACGGCAAAGGACTCAGAAATCGATAAGGTGCTTGGTTTAGAGCTAGGTGCTGATGATTATGTAACTAAGCCATTTAGTACGCGTGAGTTGCTTGCACGCGTGAAAGCAAACTTAAGGCGTCATAAAGCAACGGCTGCTGAAGAAGCGAACACACAAAAGGAAATTGTGGTAGGTGATTTAACAATTTATCCTGATGCTTATCAGGTGAAGCGTCGGGGGGAAGCGATTGAGTTGACTCATCGTGAGTTTGAATTGATTCATTATTTAGCTAAGCACCTTGATCAAGTAATGACGAGAGAGCACTTGCTTCAAGCAGTATGGGGATATGATTACTTTGGTGATGTCCGGACTGTTGATGTAACCGTTCGTAGACTTCGTGAAAAGGTTGAAGATAATCCTAGTTATCCTGTTTGGATTATTACACGTAGAGGGGTGGGGTATTACTTATCTTCGCCTGAGCAACAGGAGCAATCTTAA
- a CDS encoding YycH family regulatory protein, whose translation MNYEHIKTTILIVLITISVVLTWQLYTYQPEIALLDDTERYVPSDSLNEEREERKLKDVLKPEQIVVHQSDQFAMIPRRDESFDKLYNKLLRSNLDEVDLLATGPFPKSVEGPGVEIIFPAAIPADLLFSLFETNENELVVPITNVNRMFLYISSNKEVHMQWLSGEEERVIELETDFPVGELHAFFDLFEEYKAVRPVIARDATTMLNEMVYIPTEPITAPRLSFQTVPLSINFYKQTLFTDPGSVKYYQQSDGEDSYTDGNRIITLQDNGLFMEYINPIFIETQERNSKHIIQNSYEFINSHGGWSDDYLLSSWRSNDLRDEAEFLLDVNGYPILSMDGTGSMALNVSRSGNQIVHYSRPLFALDHAPIDVSDRIQLPSGQELLERLEEPEFFIDTRLSKAVIGYEMIIRNTSFVTLEPHWFIHYGNRWQKVTFEEDKGGSNGLE comes from the coding sequence ATGAACTATGAGCATATTAAGACAACCATTTTGATCGTGTTAATTACGATCAGTGTTGTTTTAACATGGCAACTTTACACGTATCAACCAGAGATTGCCCTTCTCGATGATACAGAAAGATATGTCCCGAGTGATTCGCTCAATGAAGAACGAGAGGAACGTAAGTTGAAAGATGTACTAAAGCCAGAGCAAATTGTTGTCCATCAAAGCGATCAGTTTGCTATGATTCCGAGACGTGACGAAAGTTTTGATAAACTTTATAACAAGCTCCTCCGTTCGAATTTGGATGAGGTTGACTTGTTAGCAACAGGCCCTTTTCCTAAGAGTGTTGAAGGGCCAGGTGTTGAAATTATTTTCCCAGCAGCAATACCGGCTGATTTATTGTTCAGTCTGTTTGAAACAAATGAGAATGAGTTGGTTGTTCCAATTACAAACGTAAATCGAATGTTCCTCTATATAAGTTCAAATAAAGAAGTTCATATGCAATGGCTATCAGGTGAAGAGGAACGGGTTATCGAACTAGAAACAGATTTTCCGGTTGGTGAATTACATGCTTTCTTTGATTTATTTGAAGAATACAAAGCTGTTCGACCAGTTATTGCACGAGATGCAACTACGATGCTAAATGAAATGGTATATATTCCAACAGAACCAATTACTGCACCACGATTATCCTTTCAAACTGTCCCATTATCGATTAATTTCTATAAGCAAACACTCTTTACGGATCCGGGCTCTGTTAAGTATTATCAACAGTCAGATGGAGAGGATTCTTATACTGATGGGAACCGTATCATTACGCTGCAAGATAATGGTTTGTTCATGGAGTATATCAATCCGATCTTTATTGAAACGCAAGAACGTAATAGCAAGCATATTATCCAAAATAGCTATGAGTTTATTAATAGCCATGGTGGGTGGTCAGACGATTATCTCCTTTCGTCTTGGCGTTCCAATGATCTGAGGGATGAGGCGGAGTTTCTTCTTGATGTAAATGGATATCCAATATTGAGTATGGATGGGACAGGTTCAATGGCGCTTAATGTAAGTCGTTCTGGGAATCAAATTGTTCACTACAGTAGGCCTCTCTTTGCACTTGATCATGCGCCAATAGATGTCAGTGATCGTATTCAATTACCATCTGGGCAAGAACTTTTAGAGCGCTTAGAGGAGCCAGAATTTTTTATCGATACAAGGTTATCAAAAGCTGTGATTGGCTATGAAATGATTATAAGAAATACATCATTTGTTACATTGGAACCACACTGGTTCATCCATTATGGAAACCGTTGGCAAAAGGTGACATTTGAAGAGGACAAAGGGGGTTCTAATGGATTGGAGTAG
- a CDS encoding S1C family serine protease encodes MGYYDEHVTESVNRRRGPNRGSGKSAFIGAVIGGLVVLFSTPLLVNIGLLPYQHTTESELSGLPEQEAPQEGISQTISYDVNSDVTQAVDKVSDAVVGVINMQQANFFSQEGAEGTGSGVIYKKSGDKAYVVTNHHVIERANEIEVSLADGTRIPATLLGSDVITDLAVLEIDGSDVEVVAEFGNSDLLRVGEPAVAIGNPLGLRFSSTVTQGIISAKERSIPVDLTGNGQVDWHAEVIQTDAAINPGNSGGALINIEGQVIGINSMKIAQSSVEGIGFAIPTQIAVPVIEDLEMVGEVRRPQLGVGIRSLGEIPSVYWQETLKLPNDIKGGVVITSISPTSPAERAGLQEYDVIVSIDDEEINDSHDLRKFLYTERKIGDEVKLEIYRNGSKETLMVSLAEQQSF; translated from the coding sequence ATGGGTTACTATGATGAACACGTAACAGAAAGTGTCAATCGACGTCGAGGTCCCAACCGTGGGTCGGGAAAATCTGCTTTCATTGGAGCTGTAATTGGTGGGTTAGTCGTCTTGTTTTCAACCCCGTTGCTTGTGAATATTGGCCTATTACCTTATCAACATACAACTGAGAGTGAATTATCAGGATTGCCAGAACAAGAAGCTCCGCAAGAAGGGATTTCACAGACGATTAGTTATGATGTGAATTCAGATGTGACACAAGCAGTTGATAAAGTGTCAGATGCTGTTGTAGGTGTCATTAATATGCAGCAAGCTAACTTCTTTTCACAAGAAGGAGCAGAAGGAACAGGTTCAGGTGTCATATATAAAAAGAGTGGAGACAAAGCATACGTAGTTACGAACCATCATGTGATTGAGAGAGCTAATGAAATTGAAGTGAGTTTAGCCGATGGAACGAGGATTCCCGCTACTTTGCTTGGGAGTGATGTCATTACTGACTTAGCAGTTCTTGAAATAGACGGCAGTGATGTTGAAGTAGTAGCTGAGTTTGGAAATTCAGATCTGCTTCGTGTTGGAGAGCCAGCTGTTGCAATTGGAAATCCACTTGGATTACGCTTTTCGAGTACTGTGACACAAGGAATCATTAGTGCAAAAGAGCGAAGCATACCTGTTGATTTAACAGGAAATGGACAGGTTGACTGGCATGCTGAAGTCATTCAAACAGATGCTGCTATTAACCCTGGTAACAGTGGAGGAGCTCTTATTAATATTGAAGGACAAGTAATTGGTATTAATTCAATGAAAATAGCTCAGAGTTCTGTTGAAGGAATTGGATTTGCGATCCCTACCCAAATTGCAGTTCCGGTTATTGAGGATCTAGAAATGGTCGGAGAAGTACGGAGACCGCAGTTGGGAGTGGGAATTCGCTCACTTGGTGAAATTCCAAGTGTATACTGGCAAGAAACATTAAAACTCCCAAATGACATCAAAGGTGGAGTCGTCATCACAAGTATTTCGCCAACATCACCAGCTGAACGTGCTGGACTCCAAGAGTATGATGTTATTGTTTCAATTGACGATGAGGAAATTAATGATAGTCATGACCTACGTAAATTTTTATATACAGAACGGAAAATTGGAGATGAAGTTAAGCTAGAAATTTACCGTAATGGTTCAAAAGAGACCTTAATGGTATCATTAGCAGAGCAACAAAGTTTTTAA
- a CDS encoding CxxH/CxxC protein: MERMFQSMYYACDEHIGLAIDMTVDEQEAAPIVDKVKEEQESLSTTCSFCENEAIYSINP, encoded by the coding sequence ATGGAAAGGATGTTTCAATCAATGTATTATGCATGTGACGAACATATTGGTTTAGCAATAGATATGACTGTAGATGAGCAAGAAGCAGCTCCAATCGTGGATAAAGTAAAAGAAGAACAAGAGAGTTTATCCACAACTTGTAGTTTTTGTGAAAACGAAGCCATCTACAGTATAAATCCATAA
- a CDS encoding two-component system regulatory protein YycI, which produces MDWSRTKSIFIITFLFINTFLTWQLIETHNVNQLSMITEATIQEVLRENNVTIEQELPEEDSSGLLVIGKLVEFDVEQFPVIDDQEIELLDEYTAFSTIEEPFSLSQEQTRSEIEQFLTLYVFQGDQYRYAGYDQEKKQMHFYQAYGEKIAYTFDDQPLVLHLNEDQEIISYQQRLFHFEEQEGEDREILSSLKAIEILLNDQLIRMNQTITNVQFGYYSFFSPTGDVQVFAPMWRVTVDGEVYLVHATGGTVQQLT; this is translated from the coding sequence ATGGATTGGAGTAGAACGAAGTCGATCTTCATTATAACCTTCTTATTTATCAATACGTTCCTAACGTGGCAACTAATTGAAACGCATAATGTTAATCAACTGAGTATGATTACAGAAGCAACCATTCAAGAGGTTCTAAGGGAAAATAATGTGACCATCGAACAGGAGCTTCCAGAAGAAGATTCATCTGGTTTGCTTGTTATTGGGAAGTTAGTTGAATTTGATGTTGAGCAATTTCCGGTAATCGATGATCAAGAGATTGAACTTCTAGACGAGTACACGGCTTTTTCAACGATAGAAGAGCCATTTAGTCTTTCACAAGAACAAACAAGATCAGAAATTGAACAGTTTCTGACGTTATATGTGTTTCAAGGAGATCAGTATCGCTACGCTGGTTATGATCAAGAGAAGAAACAAATGCATTTTTACCAAGCGTATGGGGAAAAAATCGCCTATACGTTTGATGATCAACCACTTGTTTTGCATTTAAATGAAGACCAAGAAATTATCAGTTACCAACAACGGTTGTTTCATTTTGAGGAGCAAGAGGGAGAGGACCGAGAAATTCTGTCTAGCTTAAAGGCAATTGAAATTTTGCTTAATGATCAACTTATTCGTATGAATCAGACTATTACGAATGTGCAGTTTGGATATTATAGCTTTTTTAGTCCAACAGGTGATGTTCAAGTGTTTGCACCTATGTGGCGTGTGACAGTGGATGGAGAAGTCTATCTTGTTCATGCGACAGGAGGCACCGTCCAGCAGCTTACTTAG
- the walK gene encoding cell wall metabolism sensor histidine kinase WalK, whose amino-acid sequence MENKVGFFKSIQFKLIIIYVLLIFIAMQIIGVYFARQLESQLVSNYFEMLDERANLLAYNFAQEMTNNQDDRSGITANFNAMLRDIFSIDHSEVQVIDQNRVVVYTSNLSNRHIIGQQSTEVRVKRALLGSPDEAVLRDPVTGHRMRVLAVPIKSDDGPVGALYIEASMEEIYGQIRQINSILLSGTFIALAISVVLVILLARTMTGPIVDMRRQALRMGRGDFSKQVKVYSGDEIGQLATSFNDLTMKLQEATVTRDREQKRLKSVLTHMTDGVIATDKNGRIILMNNRAEELLNLSSHSGLGEPIQTILRLPETVILQDLYDFPDPLLLDFSDDEAEYLLEAKFSVIQEENGPINGLITVVHDVTEKQKIEQERREFVANVSHELRTPLTTMKSYLEALEDGAMKDKELGPRFLNVTQNETERMIRLVNDLLQLSKIDSLDYQLSFEIINIGSFLNDIIDRFEMIALDKKIRFNRKIANSPVYVKVAPDKLTQVLDNVISNAMKYSPEGGDIKVQMLQRGEHLQISISDQGMGIPRESQAKIFDRFYRVDKARARSVGGTGLGLAIARELILAHNGDIWVESEYGKGTTIHITLPFSNDQEGEHEL is encoded by the coding sequence ATGGAAAATAAAGTTGGCTTTTTTAAGTCGATCCAATTCAAACTAATTATCATCTATGTACTACTCATTTTTATTGCGATGCAAATTATCGGTGTTTATTTTGCTAGACAACTGGAAAGTCAGCTTGTTAGTAATTATTTTGAAATGCTAGATGAAAGAGCTAACTTATTAGCTTATAACTTTGCCCAGGAAATGACTAATAATCAAGATGATCGAAGTGGAATTACAGCAAATTTCAATGCGATGCTCCGTGATATTTTTTCAATTGATCATTCTGAAGTTCAGGTTATTGATCAAAATCGTGTCGTTGTCTATACGTCTAACTTATCGAATAGGCATATTATTGGACAGCAATCAACAGAGGTTCGAGTAAAACGAGCATTGTTAGGTTCACCAGATGAAGCTGTGTTACGTGATCCAGTAACAGGTCATAGGATGAGAGTTCTTGCTGTTCCCATTAAGTCAGATGATGGGCCAGTCGGAGCTTTATATATTGAAGCTTCAATGGAAGAGATTTATGGTCAGATTAGACAAATTAACAGTATTTTATTAAGTGGAACCTTTATTGCGCTTGCTATTTCCGTTGTTCTTGTTATTTTGCTCGCGCGAACGATGACAGGTCCTATTGTTGATATGCGCAGACAAGCCCTAAGGATGGGTCGAGGAGACTTCTCCAAGCAAGTAAAAGTATACAGCGGCGATGAAATAGGGCAATTGGCAACATCGTTTAATGATCTTACAATGAAGCTCCAGGAAGCAACCGTGACACGTGATCGTGAACAAAAACGGTTAAAATCCGTCTTAACCCATATGACGGACGGAGTCATTGCAACAGATAAAAATGGCCGCATTATCTTAATGAATAACAGGGCAGAAGAATTGTTGAATTTATCAAGCCACTCTGGGCTTGGAGAGCCTATTCAAACGATCTTACGCTTGCCAGAAACAGTTATTTTACAGGACTTATATGACTTCCCCGACCCGTTGCTGCTCGATTTTAGTGACGATGAAGCGGAGTACTTGCTTGAGGCGAAGTTTTCCGTTATCCAAGAGGAAAATGGGCCGATAAATGGACTGATTACTGTTGTGCACGATGTGACTGAAAAGCAAAAAATTGAACAAGAACGTCGAGAGTTTGTCGCTAACGTTTCCCATGAGTTGAGAACACCATTAACGACAATGAAGAGCTATTTAGAGGCATTAGAGGATGGGGCAATGAAAGATAAAGAGCTTGGTCCGAGGTTTCTAAATGTTACTCAAAACGAAACGGAGAGAATGATCCGGCTAGTAAACGATTTGCTACAGCTATCTAAAATTGACAGCCTTGATTATCAACTATCCTTTGAAATTATTAATATTGGATCGTTTTTAAATGATATTATTGATCGTTTTGAAATGATTGCTCTAGATAAAAAGATTCGTTTCAATCGAAAAATTGCCAATTCACCCGTCTATGTGAAGGTAGCACCTGATAAATTAACACAAGTTCTAGATAATGTGATCTCAAATGCAATGAAATATTCTCCTGAAGGCGGAGATATCAAAGTTCAAATGCTGCAAAGAGGAGAGCATTTGCAAATTAGTATATCCGACCAAGGAATGGGGATTCCAAGGGAGAGTCAAGCGAAGATATTTGATCGTTTTTATCGTGTTGATAAGGCAAGGGCAAGAAGTGTCGGAGGAACGGGACTTGGACTTGCTATCGCAAGGGAATTGATCTTAGCTCATAATGGAGACATTTGGGTTGAAAGTGAGTATGGAAAAGGAACAACGATTCATATCACATTACCTTTTTCTAATGATCAGGAGGGAGAGCATGAACTATGA
- the rlmH gene encoding 23S rRNA (pseudouridine(1915)-N(3))-methyltransferase RlmH, with the protein MNIQVVTVGKLKEKYLKQGIEEYAKRLSGYAKIDMIEVADEKAPEQASEAEMLQIKEKEGERILMKIHPDTHVIALAIEGKMLSSEQLADNLDKLATYGKSKIAFVIGGSLGLSDDVMKRANEKLSFSKMTFPHQLMKLVLLEQVYRAFRINRGEPYHK; encoded by the coding sequence GTGAATATCCAAGTTGTAACAGTTGGAAAATTAAAAGAGAAATATCTAAAACAGGGAATAGAGGAATATGCCAAGAGATTAAGTGGTTATGCGAAAATAGACATGATTGAAGTCGCAGATGAAAAAGCTCCAGAGCAAGCAAGTGAAGCGGAAATGTTACAGATCAAGGAAAAAGAGGGAGAGCGGATTCTCATGAAAATACACCCCGATACACATGTGATTGCTCTTGCTATTGAAGGTAAAATGCTTTCATCAGAGCAACTTGCTGACAATCTAGATAAATTAGCAACCTACGGAAAAAGCAAAATAGCATTTGTCATTGGGGGCTCACTTGGACTAAGTGATGATGTAATGAAGAGAGCGAATGAGAAGCTTTCCTTTTCTAAAATGACTTTTCCTCATCAATTAATGAAACTAGTGCTGCTAGAGCAAGTTTATCGTGCTTTTCGGATTAATCGGGGTGAACCGTATCATAAATAA
- a CDS encoding MBL fold metallo-hydrolase, producing the protein MTLRFSVLASGSTGNAVYVETDEQRLLIDAGLSGKKMDELFQAINRNPKELTGILVSHEHSDHIKGVGIFARKHNLPIYANEKTWQAMDGQLGNLSTDQKFIFQTDEVKTFGNLDVESFGVSHDAVEPMFFSFHHEDKKLVLATDMGYVSERIKGTIRGADMFIFESNHDINMLRMGRYPWSIKRRILSDVGHVSNEDAAMALSECIGDKTSRIYLAHLSLDNNMKDLARLSVEQVLKEQGMAVGEQFELYDTDPHQPTALTVVS; encoded by the coding sequence ATGACATTACGCTTTAGTGTACTGGCAAGTGGCAGTACCGGCAATGCTGTATATGTAGAAACAGATGAGCAGCGTTTACTTATAGATGCAGGGTTAAGTGGGAAAAAGATGGATGAGCTTTTTCAAGCTATTAACCGTAACCCTAAGGAATTAACAGGAATACTTGTTAGTCATGAACACTCTGATCATATAAAAGGGGTCGGAATTTTTGCAAGGAAGCATAACCTGCCGATTTATGCGAATGAGAAAACATGGCAGGCAATGGACGGACAGCTAGGTAATTTATCTACAGATCAAAAATTTATCTTTCAAACGGATGAAGTAAAAACATTTGGGAATCTTGATGTTGAGTCATTTGGTGTCTCTCACGATGCAGTAGAACCGATGTTTTTTTCCTTTCATCATGAAGATAAGAAGCTCGTCTTAGCAACTGATATGGGCTATGTCAGTGAGCGCATAAAAGGGACGATTCGCGGTGCGGATATGTTTATTTTTGAATCGAACCACGATATAAATATGCTTCGTATGGGAAGATATCCTTGGAGCATTAAGCGCCGTATATTAAGTGATGTTGGCCACGTTTCAAACGAAGATGCAGCAATGGCTTTGTCAGAATGTATTGGTGACAAGACAAGTCGTATTTATTTGGCTCATTTAAGTTTAGATAACAATATGAAAGATCTAGCTAGACTATCAGTAGAGCAAGTGTTAAAAGAACAAGGGATGGCTGTAGGGGAACAATTTGAATTATATGATACCGATCCTCATCAGCCAACGGCCTTGACTGTGGTTTCGTAA